From Lolium perenne isolate Kyuss_39 chromosome 5, Kyuss_2.0, whole genome shotgun sequence, a single genomic window includes:
- the LOC127301423 gene encoding uncharacterized protein — translation MFHPSRLCHRTLIEKRAGEARASRNSERSPPQRSPRRRRLQIALLRLRAEEVRPPSRTSAGSRGGGIIAITINSCSPRPPKHHHRIQSSRSRSPRPAPARSLPPLLTKPPGHAPAAAAMARSGVEVIASRGCSRLLLPGMQPSAASAASSSSVSASVSRAAAAARRPAGGGPFAGLVVCVTGLSKEARGQVKEAAERLGGEYSGSLHPKCTHLVVQSFAGRKFEHALKHGPTNGLFVVTLGWFVDCVRRNMRLDESLYSIRNIGESGRPLGEFNRLAGPPVSEKSCLPPIVFQDKACSDATQKRRLQAHREEPEHDAFVFANHTIYIDPGISGEMKKKISDAASKEGAKLLDHWFIGCHATYVVCEDISVKRYVGHSDNIVTPLWILKTVKEKNLQRLVHLSSDLARQVAVVLENFHTSQENRKLGSVPSLNSNSSGLLSNREEIDETHQERQKFVEVAKRDIRERRVRRMQSCEVPIHPLTPATLLDSICWTISEPTTSASIYTDSAWSDDANEQQSTTYFDADGDGKDRDQSADNLSRPLRESERSEVIFKNHFFTILFPLDRFGELGPSSRNFFSNGGFTRAEILDHIYNFYQENMSVDEINVALHTDSRHADRLRSLYASAESVEKGFVAFKRIDFLGSRRSFEALKRLNRENNSNVYELVIRA, via the exons ATGTTCCACCCGTCTCGTCTCTGCCACCGAACCCTGATAGAAAAAAGAGCAGGTGAAGCGAGAGCGAGTCGGAACTCGGAACGGAGCCCTCCCCAACGGTCACCTCGCCGTCGTCGTCTCCAGATCGCGCTCCTCCGCCTCCGGGCCGAAGAAGTCCGGCCCCCCTCCCGCACGAGCGCCGGCAGCCGAGGCGGAggaatcatcgccatcaccattaaCTCCTGCTCTCCCCGCCCTCCAAAGCACCACCACCGGATCCAATCCTCCCGCTCCCGCTCCCCGAGACCCGCTCCCGCCCGCTCGCTTCCTCCGCTCCTCACGAAACCGCCGGGCCATGCGCCTGCCGCAGCGGCGATGGCGCGTAGCGGCGTGGAGGTGATCGCCAGCAGGGGCTGCTCCAGGCTGCTGCTCCCCGGGATGCAGCCCTCCGCCgcgtccgccgcctcctcctcctccgtctccGCCTCGgtctcccgcgccgccgccgccgcccgccgcccggcCGGCGGCGGCCCCTTCGCCGGCCTCGTCGTCTGCGTCACCGGGCTGTCCAAAG AGGCGAGGGGCCAGGTGAAGGAGGCGGCGGAGAGGCTGGGCGGCGAGTACAGCGGGAGCCTGCACCCCAAATGCACCCACCTCGTCGTGCAG AGCTTCGCCGGCCGCAAGTTCGAGCACGCGCTGAAGCACGGCCCCACCAACGGCCTCTTCGTTGTGACCCTGGGCTGGTTCGTCGACTGCGTGCGGAGGAACA TGAGGCTGGACGAGTCCCTGTACAGCATCAGGAACATCGGGGAGAGCGGTCGGCCGCTCGGGGAGTTCAACCGGCTCGCTGGACCTCCTGTTAGCGAGAAGTCGTGCCTCCCGCCCATTGTGTTTCAGGACAAGGCGTGCTCGGACGCGACCCAGAAGCGTAGGCTCCAGGCTCATAGAGAAGAACCTGAACACGATGCGTTCGTTTTCGCGAACCACACGATCTACATTGACCCCGGGATATCTGGGGAGATGAAGAAGAAG ATATCTGATGCTGCTTCTAAAGAAGGTGCAAAATTGTTGGACCACTGGTTTATCGGTTGCCATGCCACATATGTTGTCTGTGAAGATATTTCTGTCAAGAGATATGTTGGACACTCGGACAACATTGTAACA CCGCTTTGGATCTTGAAAACAGTCAAGGAAAAGAACTTGCAGCGTCTGGTCCATTTGTCTTCCGACCTAGCTAGACAGGTTGCCGTGGTTCTTGAAAATTTCCACACATCTCAAGAG AATAGAAAACTTGGGAGTGTTCCTTCTCTGAACTCAAACTCCAGCGGACTGCTTTCAAACCGAGAGGAGATAGATGAGACACATCAGGAGAGACAGAAATTTGTTGAAGTAGCAAAAAGGGATATTCGAGAGCGTCGTGTTCGTCGTATGCAG TCATGTGAAGTGCCAATCCATCCGCTCACACCTGCCACACTTCTGGATTCAATCTGCTGGACAATATCTGAGCCAACTACATCGGCATCTATTTATACGGATTCGGCGTGGTCTGATGATGCCAATGAGCAGCAAAGCACCACTTATTTTGATGCAGATGGGGATGGAAAGGATCGAGACCAATCAGCTGATAATCTGTCCCGCCCGCTAAGAGAAAG TGAGAGAAGTGAGGTAATATTTAAGAACCATTTCTTTACCATACTCTTCCCCCTGGATCGCTTTGGCGAGCTTGGACCTTCCTCGAGGAATTTCTTTAGCAATGGTGGCTTTACACGTGCAGAAATATTGGATCACATCTACAATTTCTACCAG GAGAACATGTCAGTCGACGAGATAAATGTGGCCCTGCACACAGATTCACGGCACGCTGATCGACTCCGCTCCCTGTACGCAAGTGCTGAATCTGTAGAAAAGGGTTTTGTAGCATTCAAAAGAATTGATTTCTTGGGGAGCCGGAGAAGTTTTGAGGCACTAAAGCGCCTTAACAGAGAGAACAACAGCAATGTATATGAGCTTGTGATTAGGGCATGA